From one Catellatospora sp. IY07-71 genomic stretch:
- a CDS encoding Lrp/AsnC family transcriptional regulator, whose product MPRAVIRRHPQLNHANHALLDDIAKQIIEQLQEDGRRPYATIGRAVGLSEAAVRQRVQRLIDAGVMQIVAVTDPLQLGLGRQAMIGVRTTGDLEGIADRISAIGEVDYVVITAGSYDILCEVVCRNDDHLLEILQDVRAVDGVVSAEVFVYLKLRKQTYSWGTA is encoded by the coding sequence GTGCCGCGCGCCGTGATCCGCCGTCACCCTCAACTGAACCATGCGAACCACGCGCTGCTCGACGACATCGCCAAGCAGATCATCGAGCAACTGCAGGAAGACGGCAGACGGCCGTACGCGACCATCGGCCGTGCGGTCGGCCTCAGCGAGGCGGCGGTACGCCAGCGCGTGCAGCGGCTCATCGACGCGGGCGTCATGCAGATCGTGGCGGTCACCGACCCGCTCCAGCTCGGCCTCGGCCGCCAGGCGATGATCGGCGTCCGGACCACGGGTGACCTGGAGGGCATCGCCGACCGGATCTCGGCGATCGGCGAGGTCGACTACGTCGTGATCACCGCCGGCTCGTACGACATCCTGTGCGAGGTCGTCTGCCGCAACGACGACCACCTGCTGGAGATCCTCCAGGACGTGCGCGCCGTGGACGGCGTCGTCAGCGCCGAGGTCTTCGTCTACCTCAAGCTCCGCAAACAGACGTACTCCTGGGGCACGGCCTAG
- a CDS encoding PotD/PotF family extracellular solute-binding protein, which yields MRARSLSTPARALLAAAQANPSRRRLLKGALAGGAIAATGATMAACGTRGVPGTVATSAAACVTPDVSATERTVAFSNWTQYLDVDENDSARHPTLAAFQAKSGLKVAYTEDINDNNEFFGKIRTQLAGCQSIDRDIVVFSDWMVSKFLRHGFAQPLDAAKMVNYHRNLLPSLKARPYDTELRYAVPWQSGLTGIAVNTRVAKEVRTIDELLTRPDLKGRVTVPMEMPDTMGLLIASLGKNPAAFTPEDFDAALEKLRKAVESGQIRRFTGNEYVQDLAKGDVAAAVAWSGDAIQLGFNDEKIKFVTPEEGLLIWSDAAVIPVTAKHASNAMTLLDHYYDPKVAAELAAWVNYVCPVAGAQEEMAKIDPELAESKLIFPDAAMLANVKAFAPLSESEEREYQAKFSAVMGV from the coding sequence TTGCGTGCTCGTTCCCTGTCGACCCCGGCCCGTGCCCTGCTCGCCGCCGCCCAGGCCAACCCGTCGCGGCGGCGCCTGCTCAAGGGCGCCCTGGCCGGCGGCGCGATCGCCGCGACCGGCGCCACGATGGCCGCCTGCGGCACCCGCGGCGTGCCCGGCACCGTCGCCACCAGCGCCGCCGCCTGCGTCACCCCCGATGTGTCCGCCACCGAGCGCACGGTGGCGTTCTCCAACTGGACGCAGTACCTCGACGTCGACGAGAACGACTCCGCGCGCCACCCCACCCTGGCCGCGTTCCAGGCGAAGAGCGGGCTGAAGGTCGCGTACACCGAGGACATCAACGACAACAACGAGTTCTTCGGCAAGATCCGCACGCAGCTTGCGGGCTGCCAGAGCATCGACCGCGACATCGTGGTGTTCTCCGACTGGATGGTGAGCAAGTTCCTGCGGCACGGGTTCGCGCAGCCGCTCGACGCCGCCAAGATGGTCAACTACCACCGCAACCTGCTGCCCTCGCTGAAGGCGCGGCCGTACGACACCGAGCTGCGCTACGCGGTGCCGTGGCAGTCCGGCCTGACCGGCATCGCGGTCAACACCCGGGTGGCCAAGGAGGTGCGCACCATCGACGAGCTGCTCACCCGCCCCGACCTCAAGGGCCGGGTGACCGTGCCGATGGAGATGCCCGACACCATGGGCCTGCTCATCGCCTCGCTCGGCAAGAACCCGGCGGCCTTCACCCCCGAGGACTTCGACGCGGCGCTGGAGAAGCTGCGTAAGGCCGTCGAGTCCGGCCAGATCCGCCGCTTCACCGGCAACGAGTACGTGCAGGACCTGGCCAAGGGCGACGTCGCGGCGGCGGTGGCCTGGTCCGGCGACGCGATCCAGCTCGGCTTCAACGACGAGAAGATCAAGTTCGTCACGCCGGAGGAGGGCCTGCTGATCTGGTCCGACGCGGCGGTGATCCCGGTGACCGCGAAGCACGCGAGCAACGCCATGACGCTGCTGGACCACTACTACGACCCGAAGGTGGCCGCCGAGCTGGCCGCGTGGGTCAACTACGTGTGCCCGGTGGCCGGCGCGCAGGAGGAGATGGCCAAGATCGACCCGGAGCTGGCCGAGAGCAAGCTGATCTTCCCGGATGCGGCGATGCTGGCGAACGTGAAGGCCTTCGCCCCGCTCAGCGAGTCCGAGGAGCGTGAGTACCAGGCGAAGTTCTCCGCCGTCATGGGCGTCTGA